A genomic segment from Pseudosulfitobacter sp. DSM 107133 encodes:
- the pdeM gene encoding ligase-associated DNA damage response endonuclease PdeM, whose product MNGCDISLNGARLTALGSGALWWGDHSLLCVSDLHLCKSERLARRGGPSLPPYEVRDTLTRLAADLDHTQARTVVCLGDSFDDLQAAQALPEEDRLWITRLQAGRRWIWIEGNHDPGPITLGGSHLAAFTAPPLTFRHIATTATTGEISGHYHPKVTLPTRGRRISRPAFLLDSDRLILPAYGTYTGGLHSHDGILARLMRPDATAILTGPVPVRIPMPRL is encoded by the coding sequence ATGAACGGATGCGACATATCCCTGAACGGCGCCAGACTCACCGCCCTGGGCTCCGGCGCGCTGTGGTGGGGCGACCACAGCCTGCTGTGCGTGTCCGACCTGCACCTTTGCAAATCCGAACGCCTGGCGCGGCGCGGTGGCCCCAGCCTGCCCCCTTACGAGGTCCGCGACACGCTGACCCGCCTTGCGGCCGACCTGGACCACACGCAGGCGCGCACTGTTGTCTGCCTTGGCGACAGCTTTGATGACCTGCAAGCCGCGCAGGCCTTGCCCGAAGAAGACCGGCTCTGGATCACGCGCCTGCAAGCAGGGCGCCGCTGGATCTGGATCGAAGGCAACCATGACCCCGGCCCGATCACCCTTGGCGGCAGCCATCTGGCCGCGTTCACCGCGCCGCCGCTGACCTTTCGTCATATCGCAACAACCGCAACAACAGGCGAAATCTCGGGGCACTATCACCCAAAGGTCACCCTGCCGACCCGCGGGCGCAGGATCTCGCGGCCTGCTTTCCTGCTGGACAGTGACAGGCTTATCCTGCCGGCCTATGGCACCTACACCGGCGGACTGCACAGCCATGACGGCATTCTGGCCCGCCTGATGCGGCCCGATGCGACCGCAATTCTGACAGGTCCGGTGCCCGTGCGCATTCCGATGCCGCGTCTATAG
- a CDS encoding IS630 family transposase: MRRRREDWFTHRLPAIARMPERVVFLDETAVKTNLARLRGWAPRGERLTMDAPFGSWGTQTLIAGLTQESLIAPWVIKGAMDGPAFAAYVQKVLIPEIAPGTAVVLDNLATHHNKEAAAALKAHGCWFLYLPPYSPDLNPIELAFSKLKAHLRRISARSFTSVFEALGEICAMYSPQECTNYFQAAGYASG; the protein is encoded by the coding sequence GTGAGGCGACGACGTGAGGACTGGTTCACACACCGTTTGCCAGCCATTGCGCGGATGCCGGAACGCGTTGTCTTTCTTGATGAAACAGCGGTCAAAACGAACCTCGCCCGGCTGCGCGGCTGGGCCCCGCGTGGCGAACGCCTGACGATGGATGCGCCCTTCGGCAGTTGGGGAACCCAAACCCTGATTGCGGGGCTAACACAAGAGTCTCTGATCGCACCTTGGGTGATCAAAGGCGCGATGGATGGTCCTGCCTTCGCGGCCTATGTGCAAAAGGTCCTGATCCCTGAGATCGCGCCAGGCACAGCCGTGGTTCTCGACAACCTCGCGACGCATCACAACAAAGAAGCCGCTGCGGCGCTCAAGGCTCATGGATGCTGGTTCCTCTATCTGCCGCCATATTCGCCAGACCTGAACCCGATTGAGTTGGCTTTCTCCAAATTGAAGGCTCACCTCAGACGCATCAGTGCGCGATCATTCACCTCGGTGTTCGAAGCCCTTGGCGAAATCTGCGCAATGTACTCCCCGCAGGAGTGTACAAACTACTTTCAGGCTGCCGGATATGCCTCAGGTTAA